One window of Trifolium pratense cultivar HEN17-A07 linkage group LG5, ARS_RC_1.1, whole genome shotgun sequence genomic DNA carries:
- the LOC123885768 gene encoding DNA repair protein RadA-like, protein MLSYTVSRFPSTQSLLTNATFPINPNKPHKFNFQQTASSSSDNNKAEDFLRENASNRVNPVDAVNDGVLFGRKKKMGKEKVSWVCSNCGYTAGQWWGVCRSCNVSGTMKEFHEVKGSESFGKVSGFSVMEDGLRSWLPEKSGELHPIRLSEVNRGVDHLHWRIPLSGPFGNEVSRVLGGGLVPGSLTLVGGDPGVGKSTLLLQMAALIAEGDKDGEASPVVYVSGEESVEQIGNRADRLTIGSDIYLYSSTDIEDILRKVQHLSPRALVVDSVQTVYLKGITGSPGGIIQVKECTSALLRFAKTTNIPVLLIGHVTKSGDIAGPRVLEHIVDVVLYMEGEKYTSYRMLRAVKNRFGSTDELGVFEMLHSGLEAVSNASEMFLSEQDVDSDILAGLAVAVIMDGSRTFLIEIQALCLSSSTGSRQFNGIHANRADMIISVLIKQAGLRLQEHAVFLNVVSGLTLTETAGDLAIAAAICSSCLELPIPNDIAFIGEIGLGGELRMVTRMEKRVNTVAKLGYRMCVVPKAAEKVLGTEGLENIKVVGCRNLKDVINTIFPDVMKRSKSEL, encoded by the exons ATGCTTTCTTATACGGTTTCTCGTTTCCCTTCAACACAATCATTACTAACAAACGCAACTTTTCCCATTAACCCCAACAAGCCTCACAAGTTCAATTTCCAACAAACCGCTTCTTCTTCTAGCGACAACAACAAAGCTGAAGACTTTCTCAGAGAAAACGCTAGTAATAGAGTGAACCCAGTTGACGCTGTTAATGATGGGGTTCTATTtggaagaaagaagaaaatgggTAAGGAAAAAGTTTCCTGGGTTTGTAGCAATTGTGGGTATACTGCTGGACAATGGTGGGGTGTGTGTAGATCATGTAATGTTTCTGGTACTATGAAAGAGTTTCATGAAGTCAAAGGTAGTGAGAGTTTTGGTAAAGTTAGTGGCTTTTCTGTTATGGAGGATGGTTTGAGGTCTTGGCTTCCTGAGAAGAGTGGTGAGTTGCATCCTATTAGATTGTCTGAGGTTAATAGGGGTGTTGATCATCTGCATTGGAGAATTCCTTT GTCCGGTCCTTTTGGAAATGAAGTTTCCAGAGTGCTTGGTGGTGGTCTTGTACCAG GCTCGTTGACTTTAGTTGGCGGGGATCCTGGTGTTGGGAAGAGTACTCTTTTGTTGCAG ATGGCTGCACTAATTGCCGAAGGGGACAAAGATGGTGAAGCATCTCCAGTTGTGTATGTCTCTGGTGAAGAG AGTGTGGAGCAAATTGGTAACAGAGCAGACCGGCTAACAATTGGATcggatatttatttatattcaagtACTGATATTGAG GACATATTGAGGAAAGTTCAGCATCTCTCCCCTCGGGCTCTAGTTGTTGATTCTGTACAAACGGTTTATTTGAAAGGAATAACGGGGAGTCCTGGAGGGATTATACAG GTGAAGGAATGTACTTCAGCTTTACTGCGATTTGCAAAGACAACAAACATCCCGGTTTTATTG ATTGGACATGTGACAAAATCTGGAGACATAGCAGGACCTCGTGTCTTGGAGCATATCGTTGATGTTGTGTTGTATATGGAA GGTGAGAAGTACACTTCCTATCGTATGCTTCGAGCTGTGAAAAACCGATTTGGATCCACTGATGAG CTTGGAGTTTTTGAGATGTTGCATTCAGGACTTGAGGCTGTTTCAAATGCCAGTGAAATGTTTCTTAGCGAGCAAGATGTAGATTCAGATATTTTAGCTGGACTAGCTGTAGCTGTAATAATGGACGGGTCTCGAACATTTCTTATTGAAATTCAG GCACTTTGTCTTTCTAGTTCGACAGGATCAAGGCAGTTTAACGGTATCCATGCAAATAGAGCTGATATGATCATATCT GTTCTTATCAAGCAAGCAGGACTTCGTCTCCAAGAACAT GCGGTGTTTTTAAATGTTGTTAGTGGATTGACACTGACTGAGACTGCTGGAGATCTTGCAATAGCAGCTGCAATTTGCAGCAG TTGCTTGGAGCTTCCTATTCCAAATGACATTGCATTCATTGGTGAAATTGGTCTCGGTGGCGAGCTTCGCATG GTTACTAGAATGGAAAAAAGGGTAAACACGGTGGCGAAATTGGGTTACAGAATGTGTGTAGTACCAAAGGCAGCTGAAAAAGTTTTGGGAACTGAAGGCTTAGAAAATATCAAAGTTGTTGGTTGCAGGAATCTGAAAGATGTTATCAACACTATATTTCCCGATGTCATGAAAAGAAGCAAGTCAGAATTGTAA
- the LOC123884393 gene encoding mitochondrial-processing peptidase subunit alpha-like yields the protein MYRATASSLKRHLKGRGGYLGATRFATSSAVAAKVASGGLFSWLTGEVSSSLPPLDTPLSSVVLPDPLPDYVEPSKTKITTLSNGLKIASENSPNPTASIGLYVDCGSIYETPLLSGASHLLERMAFKSTINRSHFRIVRETEAIGGNIGASASREQMGYTFDALKTYVPQMVELLVDCVRNPAFLEWEVNEELRRVKAELGELSNNPQGMLLEAIHSAGYSGALAYPLLAPEEALNRLDGPSLEEFVAENYTAPRMVLAASGVEHEELLAVAEPLLADLPSVPRPEEPKSTYVGGDFRRHGEAGATHVAIAFEVPGGWQKERDAIVLTVLQMLMGGGGSFSAGGPGKGMHSRLFLRVLNEYQQIQSFSAFNSIFNNTGLFGIYASTSPDFVPKAVELAVRELTSLATPGQVSQSQLERAKQSTKTAVLMNLESRMIASEDIGRQILTYGERKPLEQFLKAVDEITINDITKISERIISSPLTMASYGDVINVPSYETVSRMFHAK from the exons ATGTATAGAGCTACAGCTTCATCACTCAAAAGGCATCTCAAG GGCCGTGGTGGCTACTTGGGAGCAACTAGGTTTGCTACTTCAAGTGCTGTAGCTGCAAAGGTTGCTTCTGGTGGTTTGTTTAGCTGGCTTACCGGGGAGGTTTCTAGTTCACTTCCACCTCTTGATACACCACTTAGTTCTGTTGTTCTTCCTGATCCGCTACCAGATTATGTTGAACCAAGCAAGACTAAGATTACAACTCTTTCCAATGGACTTAAAATTGCTTCAGAGAACTCGCCG AACCCTACAGCCTCAATTGGGTTATATGTTGATTGTGGTTCAATCTATGAGACACCATTGTTAAGTGGGGCTTCGCATTTGCTAGAGAGAATGGCTTTCAAGAGCACGATTAACCGTAGTCACTTTCGTATTGTAAGGGAAACAGAAGCAATTGGTGGTAATATAGGAGCCTCGGCCTCTCGGGAACAAATGGGTTACACTTTTGATGCCTTGAAGACCTATGTTCCACAAATGGTTGAATTACTTGTTGACTGTGTAAGGAACCCAGCCTTCTTGGAATGGGAGGTCAATGAAGag CTACGAAGAGTGAAAGCAGAGCTTGGAGAACTCTCAAACAATCCCCAGGGCATGCTATTGGAAGCAATTCACTCTGCTGGTTATTCTGGTGCATTGGCATATCCTCTTTTGGCTCCTGAAGAAGCACTGAACAGATTGGATGGCCCCAGTTTAGAGGAATTTGTTGCT GAAAATTACACAGCTCCTAGAATGGTACTTGCTGCATCTGGAGTAGAGCATGAAGAGCTTCTAGCTGTTGCCGAGCCACTTCTCGCTGACCTGCCAAGTGTTCCTCGTCCCGAAGAACCAAAATCTACCTATGTTGGAGGTGATTTCCGTCGTCACGGTGAAGCAGGG GCTACACATGTTGCTATTGCTTTTGAAGTTCCCGGTGGCTGGCAAAAGGAGAGAGATGCTATAGTTTTGACTGTTCTACAG ATGCTTATGGGAGGAGGTGGTTCATTCTCAGCTGGGGGCCCCGGTAAAGGGATGCACTCAAGGCTAT TTCTTCGCGTGTTGAATGAATATCAGCAGATTCAATCTTTTTCTGCATTCAACAGTATCTTCAACAATACAGGACTATTTGGCATTTATGCGAGCACT AGCCCTGATTTTGTACCAAAAGCTGTAGAGTTAGCTGTCAGAGAACTAACATCACTTGCAACACCAGGACAAG TTTCACAGTCACAGCTTGAACGTGCCAAGCAATCTACAAAAACTGCAGTTCTCATGAATCTGGAATCTAGA ATGATCGCCTCAGAAGACATAGGAAGGCAGATTTTGACTTATGGAGAAAG GAAACCTTTGGAGCAGTTCTTGAAGGCTGTAGATGAAATCACTATAAATGATATCACTAAAATTTCTGAAAGGATTATTTCCTCACCTTTGACTATGGCATCATATGGAGATG TTATTAATGTGCCGAGTTATGAAACTGTGAGCCGCATGTTCCATGCGAAATGA